Proteins encoded together in one Desulfurella sp. window:
- a CDS encoding cyanophycin synthetase, with the protein IVVFGAGGDRDKTKRPKMGKVASSIADIIIITNDNPRTENPDSIINDILEGIDKSKKIIIEKDRKLAIIKGLESTSEGDCVAILGKGHEDYQIIGDKKYHFDDREVVRDFWNVESK; encoded by the coding sequence TAATAGTGGTATTTGGTGCAGGAGGAGATAGAGATAAAACTAAAAGGCCCAAAATGGGTAAAGTAGCAAGTAGTATAGCTGATATAATTATAATAACAAATGATAATCCACGAACAGAAAACCCAGATTCTATTATAAATGACATTTTAGAGGGTATAGATAAAAGCAAAAAAATTATAATTGAAAAAGATAGAAAATTAGCTATTATTAAAGGGCTTGAGAGTACCAGCGAAGGTGATTGCGTGGCAATTTTGGGTAAAGGACATGAAGATTACCAGATTATAGGAGATAAAAAATATCATTTTGACGATAGAGAGGTTGTAAGAGATTTTTGGAATGTGGAATCTAAATGA
- a CDS encoding ASCH domain-containing protein, producing the protein MKILLSIKPEYSKKIFSGEKKYEFRKQKPKHIPELVIVYESDPVQKIVGCFSVKRIISGSPKDIWERCKESGGIREEDFFNYCGNKEIIYAFEIDKAQRFDSPIELLNLGFKIYPPQNFTYLNSSLFSKNIALLFAKAMYFALCP; encoded by the coding sequence ATGAAAATATTATTGTCAATTAAACCTGAATATTCAAAAAAGATATTTTCTGGAGAAAAAAAATATGAATTTAGAAAGCAAAAACCTAAACACATACCTGAGTTAGTTATTGTTTATGAATCAGACCCTGTACAAAAAATCGTGGGATGTTTTAGTGTTAAAAGGATAATTTCAGGTTCTCCAAAAGATATATGGGAAAGATGCAAAGAGTCAGGAGGAATAAGAGAAGAAGATTTTTTTAATTATTGTGGGAACAAAGAGATAATCTATGCCTTTGAGATTGATAAGGCACAACGTTTTGACTCTCCTATTGAATTATTAAACTTAGGTTTTAAAATTTATCCACCTCAGAACTTTACCTATCTTAATTCTTCTTTATTCTCAAAAAATATAGCGTTGCTATTTGCTAAAGCTATGTATTTTGCGTTATGCCCATAA
- a CDS encoding Mur ligase family protein, with the protein MLLGDIENICNSQVPDYLKNKEIKGLAYDSRKVNKGFLFFSIKGQKTDGRLFIKDAFSKKAIAVVSQDCSDIENCIEVKDIRKCMGKIANYFYNQPSNKLNVVGITGTNGKTTTTYLLKEIFEKSGIIGTTGYRFNHVVKKLENTTPESIDLNKILLEMMPNVDYVFMEVSSHAVTFDRIEGIDFKLKVFTNLSQDHLDFYQTMENYAKAKAAFFKENDFRVVNVDDDLGKTLFKKGFTISYGFKDSDIYPLYYEFDINGIYLKLNVFGDVYEIQSNLIGIYNIYNIMAAVGCSVFFGKPKTQVLQALYNFKNVPGRLEKFIKNGKAAVVDYAHTDDAIKNVLQTLKTITKGKL; encoded by the coding sequence ATGTTATTAGGTGACATCGAAAATATTTGTAACTCTCAAGTACCAGATTATTTAAAAAATAAAGAAATAAAAGGTCTTGCGTATGATTCAAGAAAGGTTAATAAAGGTTTTTTGTTTTTTTCAATAAAAGGACAAAAAACCGATGGTAGATTATTTATCAAAGATGCATTTTCAAAAAAAGCAATAGCAGTAGTATCACAAGATTGCAGTGATATCGAAAATTGTATAGAAGTCAAAGATATCCGCAAATGCATGGGGAAAATCGCAAATTACTTTTACAATCAACCATCAAATAAGCTAAACGTAGTAGGCATTACCGGTACAAACGGAAAAACCACAACCACATATTTACTTAAAGAAATATTTGAAAAAAGTGGCATAATTGGCACAACAGGGTATCGTTTTAATCATGTTGTAAAAAAATTAGAAAACACAACGCCAGAATCCATTGATTTAAATAAAATATTGCTTGAAATGATGCCTAATGTTGATTATGTGTTTATGGAGGTATCCTCACATGCAGTAACATTTGATCGCATAGAAGGCATAGATTTTAAACTAAAGGTTTTTACTAATTTAAGTCAAGATCACCTAGATTTTTATCAAACTATGGAAAATTATGCAAAAGCAAAAGCTGCTTTTTTTAAAGAAAATGATTTTAGGGTGGTAAATGTTGATGATGATTTGGGGAAAACACTATTTAAAAAAGGCTTCACAATATCTTACGGTTTTAAAGACTCTGACATTTATCCTCTATACTATGAATTTGATATAAACGGGATTTATCTAAAACTCAATGTTTTTGGTGATGTCTATGAAATACAATCAAACTTGATTGGCATATATAACATATACAACATCATGGCAGCAGTTGGCTGCAGTGTTTTTTTTGGCAAACCAAAAACGCAAGTACTTCAAGCACTTTACAATTTTAAAAATGTGCCCGGAAGGCTTGAAAAGTTTATAAAAAATGGTAAAGCTGCTGTTGTAGATTATGCACACACAGATGATGCTATAAAAAATGTATTGCAAACGCTAAAAACTATTACAAAAGGTAAACT
- the murF gene encoding UDP-N-acetylmuramoyl-tripeptide--D-alanyl-D-alanine ligase: protein MWNLNEIIEQLKPIEILKPKKVNFKNISIDSRAIEKDDIFLAFKGEFKDGHDFINEAFNKGCSLCICEKSIDKPYLKVLDSKKALKDLASFNKIKSKTKVIAIVGSVGKTSTKELLKSYFNVSKINFFYTQKNENNWIGVCKTLLRASSSSTFGIVEIGTNHKGEIAEIASFLKPDFVIFTEIGTSHIGNFGSIEAIFEEKSSIVNFLEDKKNVIYNLDNPIQKNNFTKFQINYSKIDSNACVYLIDYNKEEYFNKLYLNAFGKKFQVKAPFWLNISNILAAAAFLGSQKLLDENYFQEALNNIILPDYRMQLEKLGHTYFILDCYNASFESIKFAIDELNTKKGKKLAILGDVLELGIHTESLHKKIGEYTSGFDIDIIAYGHNAKYIALANSNAIFFENKEELR from the coding sequence ATGTGGAATCTAAATGAAATTATTGAACAATTAAAACCGATTGAAATTTTAAAGCCAAAAAAAGTTAACTTTAAAAATATATCTATAGACTCCAGGGCAATTGAAAAAGACGATATTTTTCTGGCATTTAAAGGTGAGTTTAAAGATGGTCATGACTTTATAAATGAAGCTTTTAATAAAGGTTGTAGCTTGTGCATCTGTGAAAAAAGCATAGATAAACCATATTTAAAAGTTTTGGACTCAAAAAAAGCTCTAAAAGATCTGGCGAGTTTTAATAAAATAAAAAGCAAAACTAAAGTTATTGCTATTGTGGGTTCTGTTGGAAAAACAAGTACAAAAGAATTATTAAAATCATATTTTAATGTGTCAAAAATAAATTTTTTTTATACGCAAAAAAATGAAAATAATTGGATAGGGGTTTGTAAAACATTACTTAGAGCCTCAAGTTCTTCTACATTTGGTATAGTAGAAATAGGCACAAATCATAAAGGCGAAATTGCTGAAATCGCAAGTTTTTTAAAACCAGATTTTGTTATTTTTACAGAAATTGGAACTTCTCATATTGGAAACTTTGGCTCAATAGAGGCGATCTTTGAAGAAAAGTCATCAATTGTAAATTTTCTTGAAGATAAAAAAAACGTAATATACAATTTAGACAATCCAATACAAAAAAATAACTTTACTAAATTTCAAATAAACTATTCAAAAATTGATTCTAACGCTTGCGTATATTTAATTGATTATAATAAAGAAGAATACTTCAATAAGCTTTATCTAAATGCGTTTGGTAAAAAATTTCAAGTTAAGGCACCATTTTGGTTAAATATTTCAAATATACTTGCAGCTGCAGCATTTCTTGGGTCCCAAAAACTATTGGATGAAAATTATTTTCAAGAGGCATTAAATAATATAATTTTGCCAGATTATAGAATGCAACTTGAAAAACTTGGGCACACATATTTCATTTTAGATTGTTACAACGCCAGTTTTGAATCAATTAAATTTGCAATCGATGAGCTTAATACAAAAAAAGGCAAAAAGCTTGCAATACTTGGCGATGTATTGGAGCTTGGTATACACACAGAAAGTTTACATAAAAAAATTGGAGAATATACTTCGGGTTTTGATATAGATATAATTGCTTATGGGCATAACGCAAAATACATAGCTTTAGCAAATAGCAACGCTATATTTTTTGAGAATAAAGAAGAATTAAGATAG